The Pyrenophora tritici-repentis strain M4 chromosome 3, whole genome shotgun sequence genome has a window encoding:
- a CDS encoding Dimer-Tnp-hAT domain containing protein: MPVAKEQVGDVPEGLVPAIKLEPPPGFEQDEWEQLTDGFACEADEIDGILDQRGSGGSRKGRPINLSVPYTGSLSGSARAIAQRERKALFDKEEKVLESVRTADRSAKYQLKKSLLQQPKYKLANSARQAKLLEKEWDILSEKRFTQKKSVAKDILAIPIAQVGVERVFNVAKDVIGSRRHRLSARTIQQIMVLKDTISQEEEQGLDYLVAQLGEDGEPIDEVNDLFELPASLEHTFDIDEENQTTEEESEEEVQEERQLPPRKRQRPQRYRDN; encoded by the exons atgcctgtcgcgaaagagcaagtcggcgacgtacctgaaggcctagttccagccatcaaactTGAACCTCCGCCTGGGTTCGAACAAGATGAGTGGGAGCAGCTTACCGAT GGATTTGCGTGTGAAGCTGACGAGATTGACGGTATCTTAGATCAAAGAGGTAGTGGGGGTTCacgaaaaggccgacctaTCAATTTGAGCGTCCCCTATACTGGCTCTCTGAGTGGTAGCGCCCGTGCTATTGCTCAACGTGAACGCAAAGCTCTTTTCgataaagaggagaaggtacTTGAAAGCGTTAGAACAGCCGACCGCTCCGCGAAGTACCAACTGAAGAAATCGCTTTTGCAACAGCCTAAGTATAAATTAGCAAATAGTGCTAGACAGGCTAAGCTGCTAGAGAAAGAGTGGGATATACTTTCAGAGAAGCGGTTTACCCAGAAAAAGTCTG TGGcgaaggatatactagcaATACCAATTGCTCAGGTTGGGGTTGAAAGAGTTTTCAATGTTGCTAAGGATGTTATTGGTAGTCGGAGGCACCGACTATCTGCCCGGACAATACAGCAGATAATGGTTCTTAAGGATACAATATctcaagaggaagaacaGGGTCTAGACTACCTAGTTGCTCAATTAGGGGAGGATGGAGAGCCAATTGACGAGGTTAATGATCTTTTTGAGCTTCCAGCCTCGTTAGAGCATACCTTCGATATAGATGAGGAGAACCAGActacagaagaagagtcggaggaagaggtccaggaggagcgtcaattgccacctcgaaagcgccagcgtcctCAGCGCTACCGTGATAATTAG